From one Amia ocellicauda isolate fAmiCal2 chromosome 17, fAmiCal2.hap1, whole genome shotgun sequence genomic stretch:
- the LOC136712872 gene encoding uncharacterized protein C22orf15 isoform X2, which translates to MFITVCFGDDQKELFNPNCRIINLIHSLRERCNLECEECVDLVDESGELVNFSERQSSQEYASSFLKERHSYILIKVTKGEGSEGNKYESLLLNLGKSYPEVADLLKKLSNPRRDQDKKSSSMRGRLQKELPAVQQTKSKAAVSPRKNASSTRVNQSFTQS; encoded by the exons ATGTTCATCACGGTGTGCTTTGGGG ACGATCAGAAGGAGCTGTTTAACCCAAATTGCAGAATCATTAACTTGATCCACTCCCTGAGAGAGAGGTGCAACCTTGAATGTGAAG AGTGTGTGGACCTCGTTGATGAGTCAGGGGAGCTGGTGAACTTCAGTGAGAGGCAGAGCTCCCAAGAATATGCCAGCAGCTTTCTGAAGGAGAGACACAGCTACATCCTCATTAAAGTCACCA AAGGAGAGGGCAGTGAGGGGAACAAATATGAGTCACTGTTACTGAACCTTGGGAAGAGTTACCCGGAAGTAGCAG ACCTTCTTAAGAAGCTGTCGAACCCTCGCAGAGACCAAGATAAGAAGAGCAGCTCCATGAGAGGACGTCTTCAGAAGGAACTACCTGCGGTCCAGCAGACAAAGAGCAAAGCAGCTGTCAGCCCCAGGAAGAACGCCAGCAGCACTAGAGTTAACCAGAGCTTCACTCAGAGTTGA
- the LOC136712872 gene encoding uncharacterized protein C22orf15 isoform X1, with the protein MFITVCFGDDQKELFNPNCRIINLIHSLRERCNLECEAECVDLVDESGELVNFSERQSSQEYASSFLKERHSYILIKVTKGEGSEGNKYESLLLNLGKSYPEVADLLKKLSNPRRDQDKKSSSMRGRLQKELPAVQQTKSKAAVSPRKNASSTRVNQSFTQS; encoded by the exons ATGTTCATCACGGTGTGCTTTGGGG ACGATCAGAAGGAGCTGTTTAACCCAAATTGCAGAATCATTAACTTGATCCACTCCCTGAGAGAGAGGTGCAACCTTGAATGTGAAG CAGAGTGTGTGGACCTCGTTGATGAGTCAGGGGAGCTGGTGAACTTCAGTGAGAGGCAGAGCTCCCAAGAATATGCCAGCAGCTTTCTGAAGGAGAGACACAGCTACATCCTCATTAAAGTCACCA AAGGAGAGGGCAGTGAGGGGAACAAATATGAGTCACTGTTACTGAACCTTGGGAAGAGTTACCCGGAAGTAGCAG ACCTTCTTAAGAAGCTGTCGAACCCTCGCAGAGACCAAGATAAGAAGAGCAGCTCCATGAGAGGACGTCTTCAGAAGGAACTACCTGCGGTCCAGCAGACAAAGAGCAAAGCAGCTGTCAGCCCCAGGAAGAACGCCAGCAGCACTAGAGTTAACCAGAGCTTCACTCAGAGTTGA